A window of the Teredinibacter franksiae genome harbors these coding sequences:
- a CDS encoding DegV family protein — translation MPSTAIIVDSACSLPRKICDKYDISFAPLTANIDGTPMLDPCDESKALALFASGKFEHKHKVFTKPPAADAFGKLIIEKVKAGYEQIIIQTVNRTQGDTYLNANTALATLQPKLKERSISLRVMDSRTVFSGQGLMAIETIRRLRRNADYDQVRREMNALSGHILTFIVPRSPLIAWERSKERNENNVSWTQALIANTLGIHPIIVNANDTSQRLDKIRKFDNAAEALFKHACRQIERGLKSPYITVSYAGLLSELNGLPGYNNLLHTAEAHKVKIIPSVASLAAGIYTSVGSLSLSLASNEMEWKG, via the coding sequence ATGCCCAGCACTGCGATCATCGTTGATTCCGCCTGTAGCTTGCCGCGTAAAATTTGTGACAAATACGACATCAGCTTCGCACCACTCACTGCAAACATCGACGGCACCCCTATGCTCGACCCCTGCGACGAGAGCAAAGCACTGGCATTGTTCGCCTCCGGCAAGTTTGAGCACAAGCACAAAGTGTTTACCAAGCCACCGGCAGCCGACGCATTTGGCAAACTGATCATCGAAAAAGTTAAAGCGGGGTACGAGCAGATTATTATACAAACCGTAAATCGCACTCAAGGTGACACTTACCTTAACGCCAACACGGCTCTCGCAACACTGCAACCCAAATTAAAAGAACGCAGCATCAGCCTGCGCGTTATGGACAGCCGCACGGTATTCTCTGGTCAAGGATTAATGGCCATAGAAACTATTCGTCGGCTGCGACGAAACGCAGATTACGACCAGGTACGCCGTGAAATGAATGCCCTCTCTGGACATATTCTCACCTTCATCGTACCCCGCTCACCGCTAATAGCCTGGGAGCGATCGAAAGAACGCAATGAAAATAATGTCAGCTGGACACAAGCTCTGATTGCCAACACGCTAGGCATTCACCCCATTATCGTCAATGCCAACGACACCTCACAGCGACTGGATAAAATCCGTAAATTCGACAATGCCGCCGAAGCACTGTTTAAGCACGCTTGCCGACAAATAGAGCGCGGGCTTAAAAGCCCCTATATCACCGTTAGCTATGCGGGCTTGCTGTCTGAACTTAATGGCTTACCCGGTTACAACAATTTGCTGCATACGGCTGAGGCCCACAAGGTGAAAATCATACCCTCAGTTGCTAGCCTTGCTGCTGGCATTTACACCAGTGTTGGCTCACTATCCCTTTCTCTTGCGTCAAACGAAATGGAATGGAAAGGCTGA
- the ettA gene encoding energy-dependent translational throttle protein EttA, whose protein sequence is MAQYVYTMNRVGKIVPPKREILKDISLSFFPGAKIGVLGLNGSGKSSLLKIMAGIDTDYIGEARPMPDIKVGYLAQEPQLNEEKDVRGNVEEGMHELMTALADLDKVYAAYAEPDADFDALAKTQARCEDVIQAWDGHNLEHTLEVAADALRLPPWEADVNKLSGGERRRVALCRLLLSRPDMLLLDEPTNHLDAESVFWLEQFLVNFSGTVVAITHDRYFLDNAAGWILELDRGRGIPYEGNYSNWLEQKQARLELEKRTEASHLKTMKAELEWVRQNPKGRHAKNKARLSRFDEMQSQEFQERNETNEIYIPPGERLGDKVIEFHNVCKSFGDELLIDNLSFSIPKGAIIGIVGGNGAGKSTLFRMIAGTEQPDSGEIVVGDTVKTAYVEQGRENLNNDSSVWEAISGGQDTLKIGGYEVSSRAYVGRFNFKGTDQQKRVGDLSGGERGRLHLANTLKQGANLLLLDEPSNDLDVETLRALEEAIQTFPGSALVISHDRWFLDRVATHILAYEGESEIVFFEGDYTEYHEDFIARKGENAQPKRVKYKPLKG, encoded by the coding sequence ATGGCGCAATACGTTTACACCATGAATCGCGTAGGCAAAATCGTGCCGCCCAAACGCGAAATTCTAAAAGATATCTCTCTATCCTTTTTTCCTGGCGCAAAAATTGGCGTACTAGGCTTGAACGGATCCGGTAAATCTAGCCTGTTAAAAATTATGGCGGGTATTGATACCGACTATATTGGTGAAGCACGCCCCATGCCCGACATTAAAGTCGGCTATTTAGCCCAGGAACCACAACTTAACGAAGAAAAAGATGTGCGCGGCAATGTGGAGGAAGGCATGCATGAGCTGATGACAGCTCTTGCCGACCTAGACAAAGTCTATGCCGCCTACGCCGAACCCGACGCCGACTTCGATGCGCTTGCTAAAACCCAAGCCCGGTGCGAAGACGTTATCCAAGCCTGGGACGGCCACAACCTGGAGCACACACTGGAAGTAGCTGCCGACGCCCTGCGCTTGCCACCCTGGGAGGCCGATGTAAATAAACTCTCGGGGGGTGAACGCCGCCGCGTAGCCTTGTGCCGCCTGCTACTGTCTCGCCCCGACATGCTTTTACTCGACGAACCCACCAACCACTTGGATGCTGAATCTGTATTCTGGCTGGAACAATTCCTAGTAAATTTCTCCGGCACCGTAGTCGCCATTACCCACGACCGCTACTTCCTCGATAATGCGGCCGGCTGGATTCTAGAACTGGATCGCGGTCGCGGCATCCCGTACGAAGGCAACTATTCCAATTGGCTGGAACAAAAACAAGCCCGCCTAGAGCTAGAAAAGCGCACCGAAGCGTCTCACCTGAAGACCATGAAAGCCGAACTGGAATGGGTACGCCAGAACCCCAAAGGCCGCCACGCCAAGAACAAGGCGCGCCTCTCCCGTTTTGACGAAATGCAAAGTCAGGAATTCCAAGAGCGCAACGAAACCAACGAAATCTATATCCCACCCGGCGAACGCTTGGGCGACAAGGTTATTGAGTTCCACAATGTGTGCAAAAGTTTTGGCGACGAGCTACTTATTGATAACCTCAGTTTTAGCATTCCCAAAGGTGCCATTATCGGTATTGTTGGTGGTAACGGCGCGGGTAAATCTACCCTGTTTCGCATGATTGCCGGCACCGAGCAGCCCGATTCCGGCGAAATTGTCGTCGGTGACACGGTAAAAACCGCTTACGTGGAGCAAGGGCGCGAAAACCTAAACAACGATAGTTCCGTGTGGGAGGCTATTTCCGGCGGTCAAGACACCCTTAAAATCGGTGGCTACGAAGTCAGCTCCCGTGCCTATGTAGGCCGATTCAACTTCAAAGGTACGGACCAACAGAAGCGCGTTGGCGACCTTTCCGGGGGCGAACGGGGGCGCCTGCACCTAGCCAACACCCTGAAGCAAGGGGCCAATTTACTACTCCTCGACGAACCCTCCAACGACCTTGACGTGGAAACCCTCCGCGCCCTAGAGGAGGCCATTCAAACCTTTCCCGGCAGCGCACTGGTTATTTCCCACGACCGCTGGTTTCTCGATCGAGTCGCTACCCATATTCTGGCCTATGAGGGCGAATCAGAAATCGTGTTCTTTGAGGGCGATTACACCGAATACCACGAAGACTTCATCGCCCGCAAAGGCGAAAACGCCCAACCCAAACGCGTTAAATACAAACCGCTAAAGGGTTAA
- a CDS encoding PEP-CTERM sorting domain-containing protein, which translates to MMFKFLARTTVAVIALGFAAASHAIVIDFTDSEWASAINGNSATLGDITLTSIAGNLTFNSGDRGGCVAGQASHGLACDGDGIGINNDEITEGRSQKIIVTFASAVDILNVDVLDLFGSERDGETALLMEVDGIENSFTPPSGNDGVAGGYWSTGFTASGVTQLILFAEDDGFSDYALARLNIQAASVPEPGSLALLGLGLLGIAALRRRKFV; encoded by the coding sequence ATGATGTTTAAATTTCTAGCCCGTACTACTGTTGCCGTTATTGCCCTAGGCTTTGCGGCTGCCAGTCACGCGATTGTTATCGACTTTACCGACAGCGAGTGGGCCAGCGCCATTAATGGCAATAGTGCTACTCTGGGTGATATCACCCTGACTTCCATCGCGGGTAACCTCACATTCAATAGTGGAGATCGCGGTGGCTGTGTTGCTGGTCAAGCTTCTCATGGCTTGGCCTGTGATGGCGACGGCATTGGTATTAATAACGACGAAATCACCGAAGGTCGTTCTCAAAAAATTATTGTTACTTTTGCTTCTGCTGTAGATATTCTTAACGTCGACGTGCTCGATCTTTTCGGTAGTGAGCGTGATGGTGAGACGGCCTTGTTGATGGAAGTTGACGGTATCGAAAACAGCTTTACACCGCCTTCTGGGAACGATGGCGTTGCCGGTGGTTATTGGTCAACAGGCTTTACTGCCAGCGGTGTTACTCAGTTAATTCTTTTTGCGGAAGATGATGGTTTCAGCGATTACGCCCTTGCGCGCCTCAATATTCAGGCGGCCTCTGTACCAGAGCCTGGTTCACTGGCACTGTTAGGTTTGGGTCTGCTGGGCATAGCGGCTTTGCGTCGTCGCAAGTTTGTATAA
- a CDS encoding AraC family transcriptional regulator: MKRKGKSAEEAAQDYRVECIEFSEVRAACLSHLGPPENLGSSIQKFIAWRKANGLTPDVSRTFNLLYGNPEVTPPQDFRLDLCAQIQAPVQKNDCGVIEICIPAGRCAVLRYVGADEFIDMPIGYLYQNWLRVSGESLRDFPLFFERVHFYPNVPDYEMITDIYLPLL, encoded by the coding sequence ATGAAGAGAAAAGGAAAATCTGCGGAAGAAGCTGCTCAAGATTACCGGGTGGAATGTATTGAATTTTCGGAGGTTAGAGCGGCTTGCCTCTCACACTTGGGCCCACCGGAAAATCTCGGTAGCAGCATTCAAAAATTTATAGCGTGGCGAAAAGCGAATGGGTTAACGCCGGATGTGAGCCGAACGTTTAATTTGCTATACGGCAACCCGGAAGTTACGCCACCTCAAGACTTTCGGTTGGATTTGTGCGCACAGATACAAGCTCCGGTACAGAAGAATGATTGTGGTGTAATAGAAATATGTATTCCCGCCGGGCGGTGCGCGGTGCTTCGTTATGTAGGCGCAGATGAATTTATTGACATGCCGATCGGCTATTTGTACCAAAACTGGTTGCGAGTAAGTGGAGAGAGCCTTAGAGATTTCCCTTTGTTTTTTGAGCGTGTACATTTTTACCCCAACGTGCCAGATTATGAAATGATTACTGATATTTATTTGCCCTTACTCTAA
- a CDS encoding NADAR family protein, whose translation MFTHDTEKEKAYRFSRHDTSHLLSPMSPHPIELEGETWASAEHYFQAQMVANPSIVGKIKSAKTPEFAFKLGSPWYRRKHKNWKTLRRVMMSRALYTKVQMYPAIQEELVSTGDQLIIEASAYDHYWGIGRDQRGDNMLGKVWMDIRRKFLKKQLD comes from the coding sequence ATGTTCACCCACGATACCGAAAAAGAAAAGGCTTACCGCTTCTCTCGTCATGATACCTCACATTTGTTATCGCCAATGTCACCCCACCCGATAGAGCTGGAAGGTGAAACTTGGGCCAGCGCAGAGCATTATTTCCAAGCTCAAATGGTCGCGAACCCGTCCATTGTGGGGAAAATCAAAAGTGCCAAAACACCTGAGTTCGCGTTTAAGCTTGGTTCGCCTTGGTATCGTCGTAAACACAAGAACTGGAAGACGTTGCGCCGGGTGATGATGAGCCGAGCACTTTATACCAAAGTGCAAATGTATCCAGCGATACAGGAGGAGTTGGTGTCTACCGGAGACCAGCTGATTATAGAGGCGTCGGCGTACGACCACTATTGGGGAATTGGTCGAGATCAACGGGGAGATAATATGCTGGGTAAAGTATGGATGGATATACGACGTAAGTTTCTAAAAAAACAACTAGATTGA
- the radA gene encoding DNA repair protein RadA gives MAKNKTAFVCNDCGADFTKWQGQCTECGVWNTLKEVRLGSSSKASSPTTNRSGFAGALQSKVTPLADIDLAELPRFSSSMEEFDRVLGGGFVPGSVVLIGGHPGAGKSTVLLQTLCRLAQSHEALYVTGEESLQQVAMRAKRLELPTDRLQMLSATDVDAIVYAAETVNPKVMVVDSIQVMHQADVSSAPGSVSQVRECAAQLTRYAKQSGAVLILVGHVTKDGSLAGPKVLEHIIDCSIMLEGSHDSRFRTLRGTKNRFGAVNELGVFAMTEQGLKEVSNPSAIFLQRSEDIASGSVVMVVWEGTRPLLVEIQALVDSSSLGNPRRVAVGLDQNRLSMLLAVLHRHGGVMVGDQDVFVNVVGGVKIVETSADLALLLALVSSFRDRPLSRELVVFGEVGLAGEIRPVPSGQERIREAAKHGFKKAIVPYGNIPREPVVGMEIVAVKKLSEALEAI, from the coding sequence TTGGCAAAAAACAAAACCGCCTTCGTTTGCAACGATTGTGGTGCAGATTTCACTAAATGGCAAGGGCAGTGTACGGAATGTGGTGTTTGGAACACCTTAAAAGAAGTGCGCCTAGGTAGCAGTTCCAAAGCCTCTTCGCCGACCACTAACCGTTCGGGTTTTGCCGGGGCTTTACAATCTAAAGTTACACCGCTGGCGGATATAGATCTTGCAGAGTTGCCACGCTTTTCTTCTAGTATGGAAGAGTTTGATCGTGTGCTCGGCGGCGGCTTTGTACCGGGTTCGGTGGTGCTGATTGGCGGTCACCCGGGCGCGGGTAAATCGACTGTTTTATTGCAAACTCTCTGCAGGTTGGCGCAAAGCCATGAAGCGCTATACGTTACAGGTGAAGAATCGCTACAACAGGTGGCGATGCGCGCAAAGCGATTGGAGTTGCCCACCGATAGGTTGCAAATGCTTTCGGCTACGGATGTGGATGCCATTGTGTATGCGGCGGAAACGGTTAATCCAAAGGTGATGGTAGTAGATTCCATTCAAGTTATGCATCAGGCCGATGTTTCTTCTGCGCCCGGCAGTGTGTCGCAGGTGAGAGAATGCGCAGCTCAGCTTACTCGCTATGCCAAACAAAGCGGTGCGGTGCTAATTTTGGTGGGCCATGTCACCAAAGATGGTTCCCTGGCTGGGCCGAAGGTACTGGAGCATATTATCGATTGCTCCATCATGCTTGAAGGTTCCCACGATTCTCGCTTCCGTACGCTACGTGGAACCAAAAACCGTTTCGGCGCTGTAAATGAGCTGGGGGTTTTTGCCATGACCGAACAAGGCTTGAAAGAAGTGTCTAACCCATCGGCAATTTTTTTACAGCGTTCCGAAGACATTGCTTCTGGTTCTGTGGTGATGGTTGTATGGGAAGGTACGCGTCCATTGTTGGTGGAGATTCAAGCGTTGGTAGATTCCTCCAGCCTCGGCAACCCGCGCCGTGTGGCTGTTGGACTAGATCAAAATCGGCTGTCGATGTTGCTGGCTGTTTTACACCGTCATGGTGGTGTAATGGTGGGCGATCAGGATGTGTTTGTAAACGTTGTTGGCGGTGTAAAGATTGTGGAAACAAGTGCAGACCTTGCACTTTTGTTAGCGCTGGTTTCCAGTTTTCGCGATCGGCCTTTATCCCGTGAGTTAGTGGTGTTTGGCGAAGTGGGCTTGGCTGGAGAAATTCGACCGGTGCCCAGTGGGCAAGAACGCATTCGCGAAGCGGCCAAGCACGGCTTTAAAAAAGCCATAGTGCCTTACGGCAATATACCCAGAGAGCCGGTAGTGGGTATGGAAATTGTGGCCGTCAAAAAGTTGAGTGAGGCGTTGGAAGCGATTTAA
- a CDS encoding PilZ domain-containing protein, with amino-acid sequence MQNIKEEIERRVGERIECRGYCTLTSAAGSWSGSVVNMSQTGALVAILQDYKLQMNENITLNIELSSGTAAALLGRVAHKKEHLIGLEFKLPTEDDRRKLNEFLSSTGLPRLD; translated from the coding sequence ATGCAAAATATCAAAGAAGAAATCGAAAGAAGAGTAGGTGAGCGGATTGAATGCCGAGGCTACTGCACACTGACATCCGCCGCCGGAAGCTGGAGTGGCTCAGTCGTGAACATGTCCCAAACTGGCGCCCTTGTCGCCATACTCCAAGACTACAAACTTCAGATGAACGAAAACATCACCCTCAACATTGAGCTCAGCAGTGGCACTGCAGCCGCACTTCTTGGCCGAGTCGCCCACAAAAAAGAGCACCTCATAGGTCTCGAATTTAAACTTCCCACAGAAGATGACCGCCGTAAGCTAAACGAGTTTCTTTCCAGCACCGGCCTCCCCCGGCTCGACTAA
- the glyA gene encoding serine hydroxymethyltransferase: MFDKTQTIADFDPDVWSAIVDEGTRQEEHIELIASENYTSPLVMAAQGTKLTNKYAEGYPAKRYYGGCEYVDKVEVLAIDRAKELFGADYANVQPHSGSQANSAVYAALCSPGDTVLGMSLAHGGHLTHGAKVSFSGKMYNAVQYGLNPDTGMVDYEEVAALAREHKPKMIVAGFSAYSQVLDWQKFRTIADEVGAYLLVDMAHVAGLVAAGEYPSPVQIADVTTTTTHKTLRGPRGGLILAKANEALEKKLNSAVFPGGQGGPLMHVIAGKAICFKEAMKEEYKVYQKQVVVNAKAMAKTFNERGIKIVSGGTENHLMLVDLIGKDYTGKDADAALGSANITVNKNAVPNDPRSPFVTSGLRVGTPAITTRGFGETECVDLTNWMCDVLESLENGNSEQVISEVKAKVLDVCSRFPVYGS; encoded by the coding sequence ATGTTTGATAAAACCCAGACCATTGCCGATTTTGACCCTGATGTGTGGAGCGCCATCGTTGATGAAGGCACTCGCCAAGAAGAGCATATCGAACTGATTGCATCTGAAAATTACACCAGCCCACTGGTAATGGCTGCTCAGGGGACCAAGCTAACCAATAAGTATGCAGAAGGCTACCCCGCTAAGCGTTACTACGGCGGCTGTGAATATGTCGATAAAGTGGAAGTCTTGGCCATTGATCGCGCCAAAGAGCTTTTTGGTGCTGACTACGCCAACGTGCAGCCGCATTCGGGGTCGCAGGCTAACTCTGCCGTTTATGCGGCACTTTGTTCTCCGGGCGATACGGTTCTTGGTATGAGCCTAGCGCACGGTGGCCACCTTACTCACGGTGCCAAGGTGAGTTTTTCCGGCAAAATGTACAATGCTGTTCAGTATGGTCTGAATCCGGACACCGGCATGGTGGACTACGAGGAAGTCGCGGCACTGGCGCGTGAGCACAAGCCTAAAATGATCGTTGCAGGTTTTTCGGCCTACAGCCAAGTGCTGGACTGGCAGAAATTTCGTACCATTGCCGATGAGGTTGGTGCCTACTTGCTGGTCGATATGGCGCATGTTGCCGGGTTGGTTGCTGCGGGTGAGTATCCGTCACCTGTGCAAATTGCGGACGTTACCACTACCACCACGCACAAAACTCTGCGCGGCCCACGCGGTGGGCTTATTCTCGCTAAGGCCAATGAGGCCCTTGAGAAAAAACTTAATTCTGCGGTATTCCCCGGTGGTCAGGGCGGACCTTTAATGCACGTTATCGCTGGTAAGGCGATCTGCTTTAAAGAAGCCATGAAAGAAGAGTACAAGGTGTACCAAAAGCAGGTGGTTGTTAACGCCAAGGCTATGGCTAAAACCTTTAACGAGCGAGGTATTAAAATTGTGTCCGGTGGAACTGAAAATCACCTGATGCTGGTCGATTTGATTGGTAAGGACTATACCGGTAAAGATGCCGATGCTGCATTGGGCAGTGCCAATATCACCGTAAACAAGAATGCCGTGCCGAACGACCCGCGGTCACCGTTTGTCACCAGTGGTTTACGTGTTGGCACCCCGGCTATTACAACCCGCGGTTTTGGCGAGACAGAATGTGTCGACCTTACCAACTGGATGTGTGATGTGCTGGAAAGTTTAGAAAATGGTAATTCCGAGCAGGTTATTAGCGAAGTGAAAGCGAAAGTGTTGGATGTTTGCTCACGCTTCCCTGTATACGGCAGCTGA
- a CDS encoding DUF1593 domain-containing protein produces MRLVYFLLMLTFTFSSQALHGKESQEHRVIILTDIEADPDDTQSLIRLFLYANQIDIKGLIATTSCWHKAEVNPNSIMKVIKAYGKVQPNLTKHENGFPKAKTLLQLVKSGLPKYGMLGVGDGNDSEGSNWIIKELEKNDDRPLWISVWGGVNTLAQALRTIESTRDKEEAKRLIAKLRVYTISDQDDSGIWIRNKFPDLFYIVSPSDHYGSATWIAINSVIDNIDNKTISNAWLAQNIQQGHGPLGAAYPDVAWGVEGDTPAFLSLIPNGLNVAENPAWGGWGGRYALYKPDFIENKEGSSGSGVPYEPETRAIWTDTEDSYTPYIPKQFGRTVKSHETAFKSNKATLWRWRDDFQNDFAARIDWSTQPYKKANHPPVPMLDHSERITVKSAEGFQLSASTSYDPDGDNLSFLWFQYPEVGSYKQAIKLGPPENAHAIYGTAPEVEKEETIHIILRVTDKGKPQLSRYKRIILTVEPK; encoded by the coding sequence ATGAGGCTTGTTTATTTTTTATTAATGCTCACCTTCACATTCTCATCTCAAGCACTCCATGGCAAAGAAAGCCAGGAACATAGAGTCATAATATTAACCGATATTGAGGCCGACCCTGACGACACGCAATCATTGATTCGACTATTTCTATATGCCAACCAAATTGACATAAAAGGACTCATTGCCACGACCTCCTGTTGGCATAAAGCAGAAGTAAACCCTAATTCAATTATGAAAGTCATTAAGGCCTACGGCAAAGTTCAGCCCAATCTCACCAAGCATGAAAATGGCTTCCCTAAAGCTAAAACACTGCTGCAATTAGTAAAATCAGGCTTACCCAAATACGGAATGCTAGGCGTTGGAGACGGCAATGATTCTGAAGGTTCAAACTGGATTATTAAAGAGCTTGAGAAAAACGATGATCGTCCACTGTGGATATCTGTTTGGGGTGGGGTTAATACTCTGGCACAAGCACTGCGTACAATTGAAAGCACCAGAGACAAAGAAGAAGCCAAAAGACTGATTGCAAAACTCAGGGTTTATACTATATCTGACCAAGACGACAGCGGTATTTGGATCAGAAACAAATTCCCCGATTTATTCTATATTGTTAGCCCAAGCGATCATTACGGCAGCGCCACATGGATCGCCATCAATAGCGTTATAGACAACATCGACAATAAAACAATAAGTAATGCTTGGCTGGCACAAAACATTCAACAAGGGCACGGGCCTTTAGGTGCCGCCTATCCGGATGTTGCATGGGGAGTAGAAGGCGATACGCCAGCGTTCTTATCATTAATACCCAACGGCCTAAATGTGGCCGAAAATCCGGCATGGGGTGGCTGGGGTGGACGCTATGCATTATACAAACCTGACTTTATCGAAAACAAAGAAGGCAGTTCCGGGTCCGGCGTTCCCTATGAACCCGAAACGAGAGCAATCTGGACAGATACTGAAGATAGCTACACGCCCTACATCCCAAAACAATTTGGCCGTACAGTAAAAAGCCACGAAACAGCATTCAAAAGTAATAAAGCCACGTTATGGCGATGGCGAGACGACTTTCAAAATGATTTTGCCGCCCGCATAGATTGGAGCACACAACCGTATAAAAAGGCCAACCACCCGCCGGTTCCGATGTTAGACCATTCCGAACGTATAACGGTAAAATCAGCAGAAGGCTTTCAATTGAGCGCTAGCACTTCATACGATCCCGACGGGGACAACCTTAGTTTTCTTTGGTTTCAATACCCTGAGGTAGGCTCTTACAAGCAAGCGATAAAACTGGGCCCACCAGAAAATGCACATGCTATTTATGGGACGGCGCCAGAAGTAGAAAAAGAAGAAACCATTCACATTATCTTAAGGGTTACAGACAAAGGCAAACCCCAACTATCACGATATAAAAGAATCATTCTAACGGTGGAACCAAAATAA
- the creD gene encoding cell envelope integrity protein CreD: protein MQKQLAIKIALIFLIALILLIPLNMISGKIAERQQFKHEAEHSIAKSWTSAQQIMTPLLVVPYEIERAVVRNHQPAEIIVETQQLLVPLDTIDIVTDVNTSLRQKGIYRVPVYDATIAMNGMISQSTMDSLLTPVRASNGFQKLLPAYIALHVADGRGITGAPTITWQGESVKFRSGSGISDLTAGLHAPVKISQEQLDLNIAFQLRGMSSLQFIPAAANTRITLHSNWPHPEFIGAFLPSEHNITENGFSAKWQVNEFSNNIGRNIELCALGTCKKLQQFKLGTNFYQAVDIYLQTERAVKYGILFIAISFATFFLFEVLRRAPIHPIQYTFVGLALAIFYLLLVSLSEHINFLASYTLATITCLILLNIYLGHVLRGYIASTVFCLALGGLYTLLYVIILMEDFALLTGSAMLLVILSIIMITTRKINWYQITQTV, encoded by the coding sequence ATGCAAAAACAGCTCGCCATCAAAATCGCACTCATTTTTCTAATCGCACTAATTTTACTCATTCCGCTAAACATGATTTCCGGAAAAATAGCTGAGCGCCAACAATTCAAACACGAAGCTGAACACAGCATTGCCAAAAGCTGGACGTCAGCCCAACAAATAATGACGCCCCTGCTAGTAGTGCCCTACGAAATTGAACGTGCGGTTGTGCGCAACCACCAGCCCGCCGAAATAATTGTCGAAACCCAGCAATTACTAGTACCGCTAGACACCATCGACATAGTCACCGATGTAAACACCAGCCTTCGACAAAAAGGGATTTACCGTGTGCCCGTATACGACGCCACCATCGCCATGAACGGCATGATATCGCAGTCTACAATGGACAGCCTGCTCACACCTGTTCGCGCCAGTAACGGTTTTCAAAAATTACTGCCTGCCTACATTGCACTGCACGTAGCCGACGGCCGTGGAATTACTGGCGCGCCCACCATTACCTGGCAGGGCGAGAGTGTTAAATTTAGATCTGGATCGGGCATATCCGACTTAACTGCCGGGCTACACGCGCCGGTTAAAATAAGTCAGGAACAACTCGATCTCAATATCGCATTTCAACTGCGCGGCATGTCATCGTTACAGTTTATTCCCGCCGCCGCCAATACCCGAATAACCCTACACTCCAACTGGCCACACCCAGAATTTATCGGTGCTTTTCTACCCTCAGAGCACAACATCACTGAAAACGGATTCTCCGCCAAATGGCAGGTAAACGAGTTCAGTAATAATATAGGGAGAAATATCGAGTTATGCGCACTGGGTACATGTAAAAAACTGCAACAGTTCAAGCTGGGCACCAACTTTTACCAAGCGGTAGATATTTACCTGCAAACCGAACGCGCAGTGAAATACGGTATTTTATTTATCGCCATCTCTTTCGCTACATTCTTTTTATTTGAAGTGCTACGCCGCGCGCCCATTCACCCCATTCAATACACCTTCGTTGGACTGGCCCTGGCTATATTCTATTTGCTATTAGTTTCGCTTTCAGAGCACATCAACTTTTTAGCTTCTTATACCCTGGCAACAATAACCTGCTTAATACTCCTTAACATTTACCTAGGGCACGTATTACGTGGCTATATTGCTAGCACCGTTTTCTGTTTAGCCCTGGGTGGTCTCTATACGCTTCTATATGTCATTATTTTGATGGAAGATTTCGCCCTACTCACCGGTAGCGCTATGTTGTTGGTAATATTATCGATAATTATGATTACAACGAGAAAGATCAATTGGTATCAAATAACACAAACAGTGTAA
- a CDS encoding PilZ domain-containing protein has translation MSQAAERRRYSRVDFNTQVTITQHDKSCQADLLDISLNGLLVKTPEHYEINASHPLIATIPLSNDAHIRMNVSLAHSSHNILGFRNESIDIDSIGHLRRLIELNLGEADAAERVLSELLADI, from the coding sequence ATGTCGCAAGCCGCCGAGCGTCGCCGTTATTCGCGGGTAGACTTCAATACCCAGGTGACCATAACCCAACACGACAAAAGCTGCCAAGCCGACCTTTTGGATATTTCCCTGAATGGGTTGCTGGTGAAAACACCAGAACACTACGAAATTAACGCCTCCCACCCCCTCATAGCCACTATCCCTCTCAGCAACGATGCCCATATTCGTATGAACGTGTCGCTCGCCCACAGCAGCCACAACATCCTCGGTTTTCGAAACGAGAGCATCGATATCGACAGCATTGGCCACCTGCGCCGTTTGATTGAGCTGAACCTGGGTGAAGCAGACGCCGCTGAGCGCGTACTGTCAGAACTACTAGCTGATATTTAA